From Triticum urartu cultivar G1812 chromosome 2, Tu2.1, whole genome shotgun sequence, a single genomic window includes:
- the LOC125537154 gene encoding oxygen-evolving enhancer protein 1, chloroplastic: protein MAASLQAAATLMPAKIGGRASSARPSSHVARAFGVDAGARITCSLQSDIREVASKCADAAKMAGFALATSALLVSGASAEGAPKRLTFDEIQSKTYMEVKGTGTANQCPTIDGGVDSFPFKAGKYEMKKFCLEPTSFTVKAEGIQKNEPPAFQKTKLMTRLTYTLDEMEGPLEVGADGTLKFEEKDGIDYAAVTVQLPGGERVPFLFTVKQLVATGKPESFSGPFLVPSYRGSSFLDPKGRGGSTGYDNAVALPAGGRGDEEELAKENVKNASSSTGNITLSVTKSKPETGEVIGVFESVQPSDTDLGAKAPKDVKIQGVWYAQLESN from the exons ATGGCAGCGTCTCTCCAAGCCGCGGCCACGCTGATGCCGGCCAAGATCGGCGGCCGGGCCTCCTCCGCGCGGCCGTCGTCGCACGTCGCCCGGGCGTTCGGCGTTGACGCTGGCGCCAGGATCACCTGCTCCCTGCAGTCCGACATCAGGGAGGTCGCAAGCAAGTGCGCCGACGCCGCCAAGATGGCCGGCTTCGCCCTCGCCACCTCTGCCCTCCTCGTCTCC GGCGCGAGCGCGGAGGGGGCGCCCAAGAGGCTGACCTTCGACGAGATCCAGAGCAAGACCTACATGGAGGTGAAGGGTACCGGCaccgcgaaccagtgcccgaccATCGACGGCGGCGTCGACTCCTTCCCCTTCAAGGCCGGCAAGTACGAGATGAAGAAGTTCTGCCTGGAGCCCACCTCCTTCACCGTCAAGGCCGAGGGCATCCAGAAGAACGAGCCGCCGGCCTTCCAGAAAACCAAGCTCATGACCCGTCTCACCTACACCCTTGACGAGATGGAAGGCCCGCTCGAGGTTGGCGCCGACGGCACCCTCAAGTTCGAGGAGAAGGACGGCATCGACTACGCGGCCGTCACCGTGCAGCTCCCCGGAGGCGAGCGAGTGCCCTTCCTCTTCACCGTCAAGCAGCTCGTCGCTACCGGCAAGCCCGAGAGCTTCAGCGGGCCCTTCCTCGTGCCCAGCTACAGGGGTTCGTCTTTCCTCGACCCAAAGGGCCGTGGTGGCTCTACTGGCTACGACAACGCCGTGGCGCTACCCGCCGGAGGCAGAGGAGACGAGGAGGAGTTGGCTAAGGAGAACGTGAAGAACGCGTCCTCGTCCACGGGCAACATCACGCTCAGCGTGACCAAGAGCAAGCCGGAGACCGGCGAGGTGATCGGTGTCTTCGAGAGCGTGCAGCCGTCAGACACCGACCTCGGCGCCAAGGCGCCCAAGGATGTCAAGATCCAGGGTGTGTGGTACGCGCAGCTCGAGTCTAACTAG